The Metabacillus schmidteae nucleotide sequence TGGATATCATGCAGGACGAACTTGTACACCATAGAGAGATTGCTTCTGATATTATGATCAGACCTCATGTTGAACAATTCAGCTCAAGAGCATTTACGAACATTAAAGAAATTATTGAGATAGGAGAATTAGAAGCAAAGCAACATATTCCTAAAATAAAAGATTTAATTGAGAAGTGGAAGGAGAATCACTCTGATGAAGAGTAGAACTATTTTGCGGTCCAGTTTGGTTTTGGCCATTATTTTGCTAATTATGTCATTTATTAAGCTACCTTTTTATATTACCCAACCTGGTATGGCGTCAGAACTAGAACCTATTATCAAAGTTGAAAACGGATTTGACGATGAAGAGGGAAGCTTTTCTTTAACGACAGTACGTTTTGGTCGTGCCAATCCTTTAACATATATGTGGGCAAAGCTGAATGAATTTTATTATATTCACCCTTTAGAAGAAATAAAGAGAGAAGACGAATCTGATAAAGAATATATGAACAGACAATTACATATGATGGAAGTTTCCCAAGAGTCTGCTATATCTGTTGCGTATCAAAAAGCAAATAAAAAAATAGACTATACATTCCATGGTATTTATGTAGATGGAGTCATAAAAAATATGCCCGCTTCATCAAAATTAAAGGTCGGTGATCGTATTTATAAAGTAGATTCACTAGAGTTTCAAACAGCTGAAGAATTTATTGATTATGTAGCAAAAAAGAAAGAAGGCGAGGAAGTGACCATAACCTATGAAAGAGATGGGAAACAAGACAAAACAAATATAACATTGGCATCATTTCCAGATCAACCTGAAAAAATAGGATTGGGCATTTCACTAGTGACTGATCGACAAATGGATGTAGAGCCTAAAATTGAACTGCAGACTGAGGAAATAGGTGGACCTTCAGCTGGTCTAATGATGTCACTGGAAATTTTCAACCAATTAACAGAAGGTGACTTAACGAAAGGCTACAAGATTGCTGGCACTGGTACGATAAACGCTGAAGGAGAGGTTGGACCAATTGGTGGTATATCACAGAAAATTGTTGCGGCTGACAAAGAGGGAATGGACATATTCTTTGCACCAAATGAACAAGGGGTTCCAACATCTAATTACAACGAGGCTATTGAAACTGGAAAGAAAATCGGCACGGAAATGAAGATAATACCTGTTGACACGTTTGATGAAGCAATTAAATATTTAAATGATTTACAGGGAAAGAATTTCTAACAAAATATGAAGTTAAATTAAGAGATAGGGATTCCCTGTCTCTTAATTTTTATTAAACCGAATAGGAGGTGTTGCAAATTCTTTTTGTAGTAGCTTAGTTCGTATAGGTTCAGGCATAATCATAAAATATGTATGTGCAGCCTTTATATCAAGATCTAATAGTGAATCTTGAGATGTCGAAAGCTTTGAGATAATTGGTAAGTTCACCTTTTTTTTATGTTCACTTAAATATTTCTGACCAATGTCTGACATTCCCAATAATCGAATATAAGAAGATTTTTGCATAGTTAACTTATTTATTTGACTTTTTGTCGTGTTAGTTAAAATATGTGTACATAGCCTTTGGAGTCTCGTCCAGGTGTACCTCTTTGTTTTAATTCTTTCCATAAAATTCTGAAAGCTTGTTGCTTTTTGGATATGTTGTTTTAACCGGTATTCAAGCCCCTCTTCTACTTCATAAATTGCATTGATATCATCTAAGCTCATTGTCATTATTCGATACTTTAAAAGCTGAAAGTAGCACTCCCACTGATGCAGAGACTTATATTTTTCCTCATAATTGTTTATTAATTTAAATGTTTGATCAGGTACATAAGCATCGATTTGAAGATTACCTGAAAAAATTGCTTTTCGTATACTAGTTGCGCTTGCAATAGTCGGCGAATGGAAGTGGAGATCATGATAGCCGGCAGACGTGCGCTTTATCGTTGTTGGCTTCATCTTAGAACGCTGATCATGTATAGCTTTTACATAATGATAACCTAAAATATTATTAGGTAATGATAGGTCTATATATGATGACTGATGCTCTCCGGAACAAAGGTTTTGGAAAGCTAGAGTTTGTGCTTTTGGATAGCTAACTCCTGTTTTCATATACTTTTGTATGAGTGCATCGTAATATTCATTTGATTGTGACAACAATTCGTTTGTTAATAAAAAAGGTTCGATTTTTCCTGCTTCACTCCCAAAACAAAGAAAATCACAATATAGCGCATCTAGTATTGATACGGCTCCATTTGCAAATGTTTCAGCCTTTTGGGTGGCGAATGCATATGGTAATTCAACTACAATGTCAACACCACTTGCAAGGGCCATTTCTGTTCTCGTCCATTTTGAGACAAGAGCTGGTTCTCCACGCTGTAAGAAATATCCACTCATAACCGCAATCACAACATCGGCATTCGTTATTTTTTTAGATTCATTTAAATGAAATAAATGTCCATTATGTAAAGGGTTATATTCAACAACAATTCCTAATACATTCATTTTCTCACCACATTTTACTATTAGTTCTAAACTTTACTTACTAACACAGTAACCAATTTCTTAACATTATATCTCATCTTGGTCGAAAAATTTTTCTAAAAATGGAATATATTAAAGAGAAATGTAAAAATACTAAAGATTATCATGTATTATAACTAATTTTATTTTGAAATAGAAAGAATATCATGTATACTTACACTGTAAAGAAAAAATATTGACAAATATTATTGCGAAGGCTATAATTACCTTTGTTGCCTTGAGGTGATATGTATTGAAATGGACAATTAGTCAGCTAAATCAATTGCAAAACAAGGGGTTAAAGATTGATGAGAAAATTGATCTAAGTGACTTGGTCAAAACCCATCCGGATATTCGAGACATTTCACCAGTAAATGTTAAAGGAAGAGCGGATATTAACTCGACCAAAGTTACGTTCCATTTATCAATTTCAGGTTCAATGGTTTTACCTTGTTCTCGAACTTTAGTGGATGTTCCATATCCATTTTCAATTGATACAACGGAAACTTTCTTACTAAAACCAACGGACTATGAAACGGAAGAGGATTTTTATCTTCCTGAGGGAGATTTAATTGATTTAATCCCTATTATTAAAGAAATCATAGTTGTTGAAATTCCTATGCAAGTGTTCTGTGATGATGTAACAAATGAAGAAGGTGCTGCTCCACAAGTTGGGAAAGACTGGGAAGTAATTTCTGAAGAAGATCAGAAAAACAAAGTTGATCCTAGGTTGGCTGGACTGGCAAAGTTCTTCGATAATGAAGAAAGCTAATTATTTATTTATAGCTTAATACCTGCGATTGAACCGGTTCTTATCGGTTTCTTTATGCGCAATGCTCTTTAAGGAGGTGGGAATAATGGCTGTACCTTTTAGAAGAACTTCTAAAACGAGAAAACGACTACGTCGTACACACTTTAAACTACAAGTACCTGGTATGGTAGAATGCCCAAGCTGCGGTGAAAGCAAACTAGCTCACCGTGTATGTAAAGCATGTGGAACATACAAAGGAAAAGATGTTGTTAGCAAATAATAAATTTGTAACAACTTAAAAAGCGTAAGAATCTTTGATTCTTACGCTTTTTATATGTGTAATTGTTATTAATTTTAAGTTAAATAGATATACACTATTCATTGCCAATCGATTATTTATATAATGAAGAACTAGTCATCAAAACATAACTATGTTTAAGAAATGCAGAATTGTTTGCAGGTGCGGAACACATCCAATTGTATGGCGATTGCTATTCATAAAAATGAGTGGTTAACTAAAAGTAATTTTCTACCTTTTTATTTATCAGAGGATAGATTTGTCCCCCTCTTTTTTCTTACATAATAGAGTGTAAATTAGTCTACTTAATCTAGTAGCTGCATATGTATAGAAAAAAGTAACTAATGGAGGGAGATATCATGACAACTACACGTCAAGACGCATGGACACATGATGAAGACTTATTGCTAGCAGAAGTTGTATTAAGGCATATTCGCGAAGGAGCTACCCAACTTGCAGCTTTTGAGGAAGTTGGCCGCAAATTATCTAGAACACCTGCTGCTTGTGGGTTTAGATGGAATTCTTATGTTCGCAAACAATATAAAACAGGTATTGAAGTTGCAAAGAAACAAAGAAAAGAACTTAGAATAAATACTACACAAGAAACACTCGATCAAGCCGAAGCTAATGATGAAGTAGCTAGTGAAGCTCCTGTACTACAACCAACTGTGCAATCAAAAAATACTATTAAAGAGCTTATTTCCTTTCTTCAACAATATGAGGAATCTCCATCTCTTGAAGTAGTTCAAGAGGAAAATAGTCAATTAAAAATAAAAATTCAAGGATTGGAAAGAAAAGTAGCAGAACTAATACAGGAAAAGCAATCTCTTGTGAATCATATACAAATAGTTGAAGAGGATTATCGTGCATTGATTGAAATTATGGATCGAGCTAGAAAAATGGTTATTCTTCAAGAAGATGAAAGAAGCAGAAAAGTTAAATTTCAAATGGATAAAAACGGTAATCTTGAAAGGGTAGAAAAGTAAAAAGGTATTAAAAATACAGCACGGAGAAGAAACTATTCTTCCGTGCTGTATTTTTATATGAACGTTTATCAAATACTTGTCTTCACTTCAAGAATAATTGATTATTGTTGGGTAGTACCAACTGGATACCATACTATTGGGTTTTCTCCTTTATCTCTATCCATATCATATTTGACTGGCTCAAAACCCAACTTTGACCAAAATTCACTTGATTTTATTCTAGGGTTTGTTTTGATCGGTAGTTGAAAAGATTTAGCATATTCAACAAGAGCTTTACCGTAGCCTTTTCCTTGGTAATTAGGCAGAACCTCAAGTTTCCATAGTTCTAAGTAATCTTGCTGTGGTTGGAAGTATTGATCAAATTTTTTGTCAACTTGATATAGGCTCATTCTTGCTACAAGCTTATCTCCAAAGTAAATTCCGTAAAATGGTGAGTTGCTGTCATCTTCAATTATGTTTGACTGTAGATCTTCCAGCATTGAAAGCTCTTGAATACCATATTCTTTAAATTTTTTAAATTCTTCTAAGGTTTTATAATTGACTAATAATCTTTCAACCTTTAACATAAATTTTCCCCCTTTATGTATTAATCTAAAAAGTTCATGTGAGATAGCTGAAAAAATAATAGGTAATACTATTATATCATGTAGTGCAGAATGCATGGTACGAAAATGATTAAACGCTTCCATGGTTGTGTTTTTTAAAAACATGATAATATAGGCAAAATTCTAGTATAAATATTAATTTTTTTGATATGATGATGCTGATTAGTGTTTTTTAAAATTTTTATCAAAATTCGGCAAGGTGTTAATTTTGTAAGTAGGTGACATTATGGAAATTGGAATTATTGGGGCGGGTTCATTGGGGCTTCTTTATTCTTACTATCTATCTAAAAAGCATAAAGTAACTCTATATACAAATCGACAAGAACAAGCTGATCAAATTAATAACCTAGGAATCCATATGGTTAAAGGAAGCATTAGTGATAGAGCCATTGTGCATGCAACAGCTAAAAAAAGTTATAAGGAGTCTATACTTATTATAACTGTAAAGCAATATCAATTAGATTCAATCATAAACGTTCTAAAAATGCTTAGTCCTAGAACTATTGTGTTTCTGCAAAATGGCATGGGACATATTAGTCGATTGAATTCTTTGCTAGATCATCGTGTTATAGTCGGGATAGCCGAGCATGGAGCTTTAAAGTCAGATGAACATATCGTTCATCATACAGGAGAAGGTATGACAAAGCTCGCAGCTTATCAACATCAAGCCGAGATTGTTCAAAACTTAAGTTTTTTAGAAAAAGATCAAATAAATCATTTTCCCTTTGAATTTTTGTCAGAGTGGGAAAAAATGTTAAATGAAAAATTGGTTGTAAATGCTACTATTAATCCATTAACAGCTGTTTTACGAGTGAAAAATGGTGAATTAATGTCGAATATGTATTATAAAAAGTTATTCTATGAGCTTTTTAAAGAAGTAATATCAATTCTTGAGATGGAAAAAAGGAAAGAATTATGGGATCATGTGAGTGGAATCTGCTTGAAAACAGCTGAAAATGAGTCATCTATGTTTCGGGATGTTCAACATCATCGCCAAACAGAAATTGATTCAATTTTAGGGTATCTAA carries:
- a CDS encoding RsfA family transcriptional regulator, coding for MTTTRQDAWTHDEDLLLAEVVLRHIREGATQLAAFEEVGRKLSRTPAACGFRWNSYVRKQYKTGIEVAKKQRKELRINTTQETLDQAEANDEVASEAPVLQPTVQSKNTIKELISFLQQYEESPSLEVVQEENSQLKIKIQGLERKVAELIQEKQSLVNHIQIVEEDYRALIEIMDRARKMVILQEDERSRKVKFQMDKNGNLERVEK
- a CDS encoding SepM family pheromone-processing serine protease, which produces MKSRTILRSSLVLAIILLIMSFIKLPFYITQPGMASELEPIIKVENGFDDEEGSFSLTTVRFGRANPLTYMWAKLNEFYYIHPLEEIKREDESDKEYMNRQLHMMEVSQESAISVAYQKANKKIDYTFHGIYVDGVIKNMPASSKLKVGDRIYKVDSLEFQTAEEFIDYVAKKKEGEEVTITYERDGKQDKTNITLASFPDQPEKIGLGISLVTDRQMDVEPKIELQTEEIGGPSAGLMMSLEIFNQLTEGDLTKGYKIAGTGTINAEGEVGPIGGISQKIVAADKEGMDIFFAPNEQGVPTSNYNEAIETGKKIGTEMKIIPVDTFDEAIKYLNDLQGKNF
- the rpmF gene encoding 50S ribosomal protein L32; this encodes MAVPFRRTSKTRKRLRRTHFKLQVPGMVECPSCGESKLAHRVCKACGTYKGKDVVSK
- a CDS encoding nucleotidyltransferase, translating into MNVLGIVVEYNPLHNGHLFHLNESKKITNADVVIAVMSGYFLQRGEPALVSKWTRTEMALASGVDIVVELPYAFATQKAETFANGAVSILDALYCDFLCFGSEAGKIEPFLLTNELLSQSNEYYDALIQKYMKTGVSYPKAQTLAFQNLCSGEHQSSYIDLSLPNNILGYHYVKAIHDQRSKMKPTTIKRTSAGYHDLHFHSPTIASATSIRKAIFSGNLQIDAYVPDQTFKLINNYEEKYKSLHQWECYFQLLKYRIMTMSLDDINAIYEVEEGLEYRLKQHIQKATSFQNFMERIKTKRYTWTRLQRLCTHILTNTTKSQINKLTMQKSSYIRLLGMSDIGQKYLSEHKKKVNLPIISKLSTSQDSLLDLDIKAAHTYFMIMPEPIRTKLLQKEFATPPIRFNKN
- a CDS encoding 2-dehydropantoate 2-reductase: MEIGIIGAGSLGLLYSYYLSKKHKVTLYTNRQEQADQINNLGIHMVKGSISDRAIVHATAKKSYKESILIITVKQYQLDSIINVLKMLSPRTIVFLQNGMGHISRLNSLLDHRVIVGIAEHGALKSDEHIVHHTGEGMTKLAAYQHQAEIVQNLSFLEKDQINHFPFEFLSEWEKMLNEKLVVNATINPLTAVLRVKNGELMSNMYYKKLFYELFKEVISILEMEKRKELWDHVSGICLKTAENESSMFRDVQHHRQTEIDSILGYLILNAGGKNIPHVSFLYNAIKGIESR
- a CDS encoding N-acetyltransferase, coding for MLKVERLLVNYKTLEEFKKFKEYGIQELSMLEDLQSNIIEDDSNSPFYGIYFGDKLVARMSLYQVDKKFDQYFQPQQDYLELWKLEVLPNYQGKGYGKALVEYAKSFQLPIKTNPRIKSSEFWSKLGFEPVKYDMDRDKGENPIVWYPVGTTQQ
- a CDS encoding YceD family protein, yielding MKWTISQLNQLQNKGLKIDEKIDLSDLVKTHPDIRDISPVNVKGRADINSTKVTFHLSISGSMVLPCSRTLVDVPYPFSIDTTETFLLKPTDYETEEDFYLPEGDLIDLIPIIKEIIVVEIPMQVFCDDVTNEEGAAPQVGKDWEVISEEDQKNKVDPRLAGLAKFFDNEES